Proteins encoded together in one candidate division WWE3 bacterium window:
- a CDS encoding S-adenosylmethionine decarboxylase codes for MLPPKINHLVAQAFDTAASAVSPESGRELVKKLDLTVVEEFNHPFEPQGFTQVFVLAESHLAIHAWPELGYLHFDLVTSSPESISADTFKSVISEIYQPQTIKVSVVNYE; via the coding sequence ATGCTGCCTCCTAAAATTAATCATCTTGTTGCTCAAGCTTTCGACACGGCTGCGTCAGCCGTGTCTCCTGAGTCTGGACGAGAACTTGTTAAAAAACTAGATTTAACCGTAGTCGAAGAATTTAATCACCCCTTTGAGCCGCAAGGCTTTACGCAGGTCTTCGTGTTGGCGGAGAGTCACTTAGCGATTCATGCCTGGCCGGAACTGGGTTACTTGCATTTTGATCTCGTCACCAGCTCTCCAGAGTCGATTAGCGCCGATACATTTAAGTCTGTCATTTCCGAAATCTATCAGCCTCAAACAATTAAAGTCTCAGTGGTTAATTACGAATAA
- the dnaG gene encoding DNA primase codes for MDTKESPIKEIKSKISIVDLVSSYVPLKKSGRNYKGLCPFHNEKTPSFMVNPDLGMFKCFGCDAHGDQFEFIQQVEGVDFPEALKILGQKTGVEVKNFKSSEDATRSSQRDRYLAINSQAAEFFHFILTKHKIGAEALEYLHKRDVSDTTINEFKLGYAPNSWHSLADFLNKKGKRPEEIIGVGLSILGDNGRAHDRFRGRVMIPFFNLSNEVIGFTGRTLLPGEEAKYVNSPESPVFSKSNFLFGLNAARLEIKKSDLAIIVEGQMDFLTPFQAGFKNIVASGGTALTLGQLNLLGRYTKNLALCFDGDKAGEMAMRRAINLCEEKGFNVKLIILPKEFKDPDECVRHDPEIFKKAVNDALNAYDFYFVSAAKRFDLNSAVGKKEASNFLLPIIKEIPSIIEQAHYIQKAADVLKVLPEVISRALQSTAVKVDRDFKDDHQAISVSRGVAGREEFLLSTLLKAPINDILPIIDELAKKDFSENNQSRFEYLKEHLLLEPDMDITEFVTQSLEPDYWQNLLLLDSGDFKLEILLDLVKYLKKEALNTRLRELGGKIKTAEVASDKDKVAELRLESKEIYDKIGSL; via the coding sequence ATGGATACGAAGGAATCACCCATTAAAGAAATTAAATCGAAGATTTCAATTGTTGATCTTGTCTCTTCCTACGTCCCCCTAAAAAAATCCGGCCGAAATTACAAGGGCTTATGCCCTTTTCACAACGAGAAGACCCCATCTTTCATGGTCAACCCCGATCTTGGCATGTTTAAATGTTTCGGTTGCGACGCCCACGGCGATCAGTTTGAGTTTATTCAGCAAGTCGAAGGAGTGGATTTTCCGGAAGCCTTAAAGATTTTAGGCCAAAAGACGGGAGTGGAAGTTAAGAACTTTAAAAGTTCCGAGGACGCAACTCGGTCATCGCAGCGTGACCGTTACCTCGCCATCAACAGCCAAGCCGCCGAATTCTTTCACTTTATTTTAACCAAACATAAAATCGGAGCGGAAGCCTTAGAGTACCTTCATAAACGTGACGTTAGCGACACAACTATTAATGAGTTTAAACTCGGTTATGCCCCCAATTCCTGGCACAGTCTAGCCGATTTTCTAAACAAAAAAGGCAAACGGCCGGAAGAAATTATTGGCGTGGGCCTATCAATCCTCGGTGACAATGGCCGGGCGCATGATCGCTTCCGCGGCCGCGTCATGATCCCCTTCTTTAACTTAAGCAACGAAGTCATCGGCTTTACCGGGCGGACTCTGCTCCCGGGTGAAGAAGCCAAGTATGTTAATTCACCCGAGTCGCCGGTTTTTAGCAAGAGCAATTTTTTATTCGGTTTAAATGCCGCGCGTCTGGAAATTAAAAAAAGCGACCTGGCTATCATTGTGGAAGGCCAAATGGATTTTTTAACGCCTTTTCAAGCCGGTTTTAAAAACATTGTCGCTAGCGGCGGAACGGCATTGACACTGGGACAACTCAACCTGCTAGGACGATATACCAAAAACTTGGCCCTCTGTTTTGATGGTGACAAAGCTGGTGAAATGGCCATGCGGAGGGCGATTAACCTCTGCGAGGAAAAAGGCTTTAACGTTAAATTAATTATTTTGCCCAAAGAGTTTAAGGATCCGGATGAATGCGTCCGTCATGACCCGGAAATTTTTAAAAAAGCCGTCAATGATGCTTTAAACGCCTATGATTTTTACTTCGTTAGTGCCGCTAAAAGATTTGATTTAAATTCGGCCGTTGGCAAAAAAGAAGCTAGTAATTTTCTACTTCCGATCATTAAAGAAATCCCGAGTATCATTGAACAGGCTCACTACATTCAAAAAGCGGCCGACGTGCTTAAAGTGTTGCCGGAAGTTATTAGTCGCGCTTTACAATCAACCGCTGTTAAAGTTGATCGGGATTTTAAGGATGATCACCAAGCAATCAGTGTTAGCCGCGGAGTGGCTGGTCGGGAAGAATTTCTCCTATCGACGCTTCTCAAGGCCCCTATTAACGATATTTTGCCGATTATTGATGAACTTGCCAAAAAAGACTTTAGTGAAAATAATCAGAGCCGTTTTGAATACCTTAAAGAACACTTGCTGCTGGAACCCGATATGGATATAACGGAATTTGTGACCCAAAGCCTGGAACCGGATTATTGGCAAAACCTGTTATTGCTGGATAGTGGCGACTTTAAATTGGAAATACTGCTGGATTTGGTAAAGTATCTTAAAAAAGAGGCCCTTAATACTCGGCTGCGGGAACTGGGCGGTAAAATCAAGACCGCCGAAGTAGCCAGTGACAAAGATAAAGTGGCTGAATTGCGTTTGGAGAGCAAGGAAATATATGATAAAATCGGCTCATTATGA
- the infB gene encoding translation initiation factor IF-2 — protein MTSKKPLEKNLQQFKPPVVTIMGHVDHGKTSLLDAIRKTNVVDSEFGGITQHTAAYQITYKDKKLTFIDTPGHAAFSEMRSRGGKVADIIILVVAASESVQPQTIEAISHAKAAGVPIIVALNKIDLPGARENLNKVTQDLSSSGIQLESWGGDVVSVPVSAKTGEGLPELLDLILLVAEMAELPFKPEAPLNASVIESRLDPRKGPLASIIVREGTLKVSDKVYLGEKEEKVRALLDDHGQNLTEVKPGDPAVILGLSTLPALGAVITSVAVAAPVISNKPQPVVTTQDGILMLNLLLKSDTQGTLEAILGSFKKLEKEDRCIVILHSGIGPINDSDLQMARAGNALIVTFNVKTTDDTIRQSADLHVSVKNYTIIYEMLEDIEKILSGLAIVDTDMARGRAEVIALFPLPSGDVIAGSKVTKGRLKVGEKVKITRGDVPEAIYNGRIKSLKEGKTEASIITAGKECGILLHPQFSDLKKGDLLEIV, from the coding sequence ATGACATCGAAAAAGCCTTTAGAGAAAAACTTACAGCAATTTAAACCGCCGGTGGTGACCATCATGGGTCACGTCGATCACGGTAAGACCTCGCTGCTTGATGCAATCCGCAAAACTAACGTAGTTGACAGCGAATTTGGGGGAATTACCCAGCACACCGCCGCCTACCAAATCACTTACAAGGATAAAAAGTTAACTTTTATTGATACCCCGGGACACGCCGCCTTTTCTGAAATGCGTTCTCGGGGTGGAAAAGTGGCCGATATTATCATCTTAGTCGTCGCGGCCTCGGAATCTGTGCAACCGCAAACCATCGAAGCAATTAGTCACGCTAAAGCGGCCGGCGTTCCGATCATCGTAGCCCTCAACAAAATTGATCTGCCAGGCGCTCGCGAGAATCTTAATAAAGTCACTCAGGACCTATCAAGCAGTGGAATTCAGCTGGAATCTTGGGGTGGCGACGTGGTTTCCGTCCCCGTGAGCGCTAAAACCGGTGAAGGACTGCCGGAACTACTTGACCTTATTCTGCTAGTCGCCGAAATGGCAGAATTACCATTTAAACCCGAAGCGCCGCTTAATGCTTCCGTCATCGAATCCCGCCTTGATCCTCGCAAAGGCCCTTTAGCTTCTATTATCGTTCGTGAAGGGACTTTAAAGGTTAGTGACAAGGTTTATTTGGGTGAAAAAGAGGAAAAAGTGCGGGCTTTACTTGACGATCACGGTCAAAACCTGACGGAGGTTAAGCCTGGAGATCCGGCGGTCATCTTGGGCCTAAGCACTCTGCCAGCCTTAGGGGCGGTCATAACCAGTGTTGCTGTCGCCGCTCCAGTCATTTCCAACAAGCCTCAACCGGTTGTTACAACTCAAGACGGGATTTTAATGCTAAACTTACTTCTCAAAAGTGACACCCAAGGGACCTTAGAAGCAATTCTGGGATCTTTTAAGAAGTTGGAGAAAGAAGATCGATGCATCGTGATTCTGCACAGCGGCATCGGCCCTATTAACGACTCTGATTTGCAAATGGCCCGGGCCGGCAACGCTTTAATAGTAACTTTTAACGTTAAAACTACTGATGATACCATTCGCCAATCGGCCGATCTGCACGTGAGTGTTAAGAATTACACTATTATTTACGAAATGCTGGAAGATATTGAAAAGATTCTGTCAGGTTTAGCGATAGTGGATACCGATATGGCTCGCGGCCGGGCCGAAGTAATTGCGCTGTTTCCACTGCCTTCCGGTGACGTTATTGCCGGTTCTAAAGTTACTAAGGGGCGCTTAAAAGTTGGCGAAAAAGTTAAAATAACTCGCGGCGACGTGCCCGAGGCTATTTATAACGGTCGCATTAAATCTCTAAAAGAAGGTAAAACCGAAGCCAGTATCATCACCGCCGGTAAAGAGTGTGGCATTTTATTGCATCCCCAGTTCTCAGATCTAAAAAAAGGCGACCTGTTGGAGATAGTTTAG
- a CDS encoding double zinc ribbon domain-containing protein, translating to MSLKAVMTSTTTTVDNFLKVIGDLLFPIRCGGCGKRGQFVCGDCQRDLKFCSDNVCLKCDKASVKGHTHRQCATQFTPEKFLSIYTYKRPFSKILQKAKYSPYAFNSLQELLPIAWSELVDKGVSFGPETIVIPIPLHWRRRMIRGFNVSELIARSLVTYFGLTLDVKSLLRIKNTKTQTRLKREERHQNVSGAFKVRSQVTSKLVDKDILLIDDVCTTGATFLSAAKALKEAGCGQVWCLSLAKD from the coding sequence ATGTCGCTAAAAGCAGTAATGACAAGCACAACAACCACTGTGGATAACTTCTTGAAAGTTATTGGAGATTTATTATTTCCAATTCGTTGTGGCGGTTGCGGGAAGAGGGGTCAGTTTGTTTGCGGCGATTGCCAGCGTGATCTTAAATTCTGCAGTGATAACGTATGTTTAAAATGCGACAAGGCCTCAGTAAAAGGTCACACGCATCGTCAATGCGCGACGCAATTTACACCGGAAAAATTCCTGTCGATTTATACTTACAAACGGCCGTTTTCGAAAATCCTCCAAAAGGCCAAATATTCGCCATACGCCTTTAATTCTCTTCAGGAATTACTGCCAATCGCCTGGTCGGAATTAGTCGATAAAGGAGTGTCATTCGGTCCTGAAACCATCGTTATCCCGATTCCTTTACATTGGCGACGGCGGATGATCCGTGGTTTTAATGTTTCGGAACTAATTGCCCGCTCTCTCGTTACATACTTTGGTTTAACTTTAGACGTCAAATCCCTATTGCGGATCAAGAATACTAAAACCCAAACCAGATTGAAGAGGGAAGAACGTCACCAAAATGTTAGCGGGGCTTTTAAAGTCCGGTCGCAGGTCACGTCAAAACTAGTCGACAAGGACATTCTTCTGATTGACGATGTCTGTACGACCGGGGCCACTTTCCTTTCCGCCGCGAAAGCTTTAAAAGAAGCCGGTTGCGGGCAAGTGTGGTGTTTATCGCTAGCCAAAGATTGA
- a CDS encoding polyribonucleotide nucleotidyltransferase, which yields MMTHSVKKETEFAGKKLVLEAGDLAFQTNMAVLARYGDTVVLATVVCNEPKMETDFFPLKVDFEERLYAGGYIKNSRFQKREGRPSDEAIITGRLIDHAVRPRFPKDFLNDTHLVVTPLSVEHDGDVETLALLAASTVLHASNVPWAGPLSTVRVGMINGEFILNPGENQFEKLDLNLVMTSSSDKVVAMEMGANLVPEEKVLAAIKFGFEATQPLLTFVDDFAKACKQNIISYVSRDVDHEVYEAVEAFAKNDVVNIICSTYLDRADQTLALATKVYEKFEGKFSKVEMNKALAKLEKYTTRKLILEEKRRPDSRAFDEIRPLSMSIGILPRTHGSALFTRGLTQGLVVTTLGSMSLEQTIENMYGETTKRYMHHYNGPAFSLGEIGKNSTPGRREIGHGMLAEKALLPVIPSKEEFPYAIRVVSEILSQQGSSSMAATCGSSLSLMDAGVPIKAPVAGIAIGIVFNEDETQYQILTDIANFEDFYGFMDFKMTGSKEGVTAIQMDIKCHGLTLQQMSEIIAASRKARLTILDKMAETISVPRTELSAHAPRITTLKIKTDQIGLLIGPGGKTIRDIIARTGATIDVEEDGSVYVAAVDAVGGEQAIKEILAMTHEATIGEEFDATVKKVMDFGAFVEYLPGKEGLVHVSELAYEYIDRIDDKVKVGDKFKVKVVGVNDEGKISLSKKALEPRPEGYVEQVRAPRPPRPSFDRGPRPTFRPRSQGHNDSGKSPYAAS from the coding sequence ATGATGACCCATTCCGTTAAGAAAGAGACCGAATTCGCAGGTAAAAAACTCGTTTTGGAAGCCGGAGATCTGGCTTTCCAAACTAACATGGCCGTGCTGGCCCGCTACGGCGACACTGTCGTTTTAGCCACCGTGGTTTGCAACGAGCCCAAAATGGAAACCGATTTTTTTCCGCTTAAAGTTGACTTTGAGGAACGCTTGTACGCCGGTGGCTACATTAAAAACTCTCGGTTTCAAAAGCGTGAAGGCCGGCCTTCTGACGAAGCGATTATTACCGGTCGTTTAATCGACCATGCGGTGCGGCCCCGTTTCCCTAAAGACTTTTTAAATGATACTCATCTTGTGGTCACACCACTCTCCGTTGAACACGATGGTGACGTTGAAACTCTAGCTCTTTTAGCGGCTAGTACTGTCCTTCATGCTTCTAACGTGCCCTGGGCCGGTCCGCTGTCTACCGTGCGAGTGGGAATGATTAATGGTGAGTTTATTTTGAATCCCGGTGAGAACCAATTCGAAAAGTTAGATCTTAACCTCGTCATGACGTCATCGAGTGATAAGGTCGTCGCTATGGAAATGGGAGCGAACCTGGTTCCCGAGGAAAAGGTCCTCGCGGCCATTAAGTTTGGTTTTGAGGCCACCCAACCACTCCTAACGTTCGTTGACGACTTTGCCAAAGCTTGTAAGCAGAACATCATTAGTTACGTTTCACGAGATGTTGATCACGAAGTTTACGAGGCGGTTGAAGCTTTTGCTAAAAATGATGTGGTTAACATCATTTGTTCTACTTACTTAGACCGTGCCGACCAGACTTTGGCATTAGCCACTAAAGTTTACGAAAAGTTTGAGGGCAAGTTTTCCAAAGTGGAAATGAACAAAGCACTCGCAAAACTTGAGAAATATACCACTCGGAAATTAATTCTGGAAGAAAAACGTCGTCCAGACAGTCGGGCTTTTGACGAAATTCGGCCTCTGTCGATGTCAATCGGTATTCTGCCCCGAACTCACGGTTCAGCTTTGTTCACGAGGGGACTAACCCAAGGCTTAGTTGTGACTACACTCGGCAGCATGTCGCTGGAACAGACGATCGAAAACATGTATGGCGAAACTACTAAACGCTACATGCACCATTATAATGGTCCAGCTTTCTCTTTGGGCGAAATTGGGAAGAATAGCACACCAGGAAGGCGTGAAATTGGGCATGGGATGTTGGCGGAAAAGGCACTCCTTCCGGTCATTCCTTCTAAAGAAGAGTTTCCATACGCCATTCGAGTGGTTTCTGAAATCCTATCACAACAAGGATCTTCATCGATGGCGGCCACTTGCGGTTCCAGCTTGTCGCTAATGGATGCCGGGGTGCCTATTAAGGCTCCGGTTGCCGGGATTGCCATTGGGATAGTCTTTAATGAAGACGAAACCCAGTATCAAATCTTAACCGACATCGCCAACTTTGAGGACTTTTATGGCTTCATGGACTTTAAAATGACCGGGTCCAAAGAAGGCGTGACCGCGATTCAAATGGACATTAAATGCCACGGACTTACTTTACAGCAAATGTCCGAAATCATCGCGGCGTCACGAAAGGCCCGTTTGACTATTTTAGATAAAATGGCCGAAACGATTAGCGTCCCGCGAACTGAACTGTCGGCGCATGCTCCTCGCATTACGACCTTAAAAATTAAGACCGATCAAATTGGTCTGCTGATTGGGCCTGGTGGCAAAACTATCCGCGACATTATTGCCCGGACCGGAGCGACGATTGATGTTGAAGAAGACGGTAGTGTGTATGTAGCGGCCGTTGATGCGGTAGGTGGAGAACAGGCCATTAAAGAAATCTTGGCGATGACTCACGAAGCCACCATTGGCGAAGAGTTTGACGCTACGGTTAAAAAAGTGATGGACTTTGGGGCTTTTGTGGAATATTTGCCTGGTAAAGAAGGTTTAGTCCACGTCTCGGAACTCGCCTACGAGTACATTGATCGGATTGACGACAAGGTTAAAGTTGGCGACAAATTTAAGGTCAAGGTAGTCGGCGTGAATGATGAGGGTAAAATTAGCCTCTCTAAAAAGGCTTTAGAACCACGGCCTGAAGGGTATGTGGAGCAAGTTCGGGCCCCACGGCCGCCTCGACCATCCTTTGATCGCGGCCCTCGGCCGACTTTTAGACCGCGCAGTCAGGGCCATAATGATAGTGGGAAATCGCCTTATGCTGCCTCCTAA
- the rpoD gene encoding RNA polymerase sigma factor RpoD, giving the protein MNISKIPGLEKLITKGKKQGYVTQEEIFKIFPAAEDDLETLDAMYTKLISLGIDVFEDLESAKGKESKKEILSEKELQSAAPLDKAVSNDPVRMYLREIGRVPLIDKAGEVALAKRVEKNDQEAVHDLIRANLRLVVSIAKKYMNRGMVFLDLIEEGNLGLMRAVQKFDWRRGYKFSTYATWWIRQAITRAIADQARTIRIPVHMIETINKYRRAERELSQKLEREPKVEEIAKAAGLELFRAKEIVKMLNQEPTSLETPVGKEEDSRLKEFIPDDDLSSSPEASASFELLKEQLKEVLDTLGEREKKVLRLRFGIDDGRNRTLEEVGKQFGVTRERIRQIEAKALRKLRHPSRAKKLRDYLA; this is encoded by the coding sequence ATGAATATTTCTAAAATTCCGGGGTTAGAGAAGCTCATTACCAAAGGCAAGAAACAGGGCTACGTGACCCAAGAAGAAATATTTAAGATTTTCCCGGCCGCCGAGGACGACCTCGAAACCTTAGACGCCATGTATACCAAGCTCATAAGCCTTGGGATTGACGTTTTTGAGGACTTGGAAAGTGCTAAGGGCAAAGAAAGTAAAAAAGAAATTCTCTCCGAAAAAGAGCTCCAGTCGGCAGCGCCACTTGATAAAGCCGTCAGTAATGACCCGGTGCGGATGTACCTGCGGGAAATTGGCCGCGTGCCTCTAATTGATAAAGCCGGTGAAGTCGCTTTGGCTAAAAGAGTCGAAAAAAATGATCAGGAAGCCGTCCATGATCTGATTCGGGCTAATTTGCGGCTAGTCGTCTCCATTGCTAAAAAATACATGAACCGCGGCATGGTTTTCCTTGATTTAATTGAAGAGGGTAATTTGGGCTTAATGAGAGCTGTGCAAAAATTCGACTGGCGTCGTGGTTATAAATTTAGCACTTACGCAACTTGGTGGATTCGTCAAGCCATTACTCGGGCCATTGCCGACCAAGCCCGAACGATTCGAATTCCGGTCCACATGATTGAAACGATCAACAAATATCGCCGGGCCGAACGGGAACTATCTCAAAAACTGGAAAGAGAACCTAAAGTGGAAGAAATTGCTAAAGCGGCCGGTCTTGAGTTATTCCGAGCTAAAGAAATCGTTAAAATGCTCAACCAGGAGCCAACTTCTCTAGAAACGCCGGTTGGTAAAGAAGAAGATAGCCGCTTAAAAGAATTTATCCCGGATGATGATTTGTCGTCTTCCCCGGAAGCTTCGGCTAGCTTTGAGTTATTAAAAGAGCAATTAAAAGAAGTGCTGGACACTCTGGGTGAGCGGGAAAAGAAAGTGTTGCGGCTGCGCTTTGGGATTGACGATGGTCGTAACCGAACGCTGGAAGAAGTTGGTAAGCAGTTCGGGGTCACTCGGGAAAGAATTCGGCAGATTGAAGCTAAAGCTCTTCGCAAGTTACGGCACCCTAGTCGTGCGAAAAAACTCAGGGACTATCTAGCGTAA
- a CDS encoding cellulase family glycosylhydrolase, giving the protein MTIRRKLIIGIIAIFSIFGIYLLYLNYFSAPANPPIFGVTFTPQYATYLGLDWKKAYKDVLDDLKVRNLRLVAYWDQIELSPGHYDFSELDYEVKEASSRNATILLAMGKKAPRWPECYQPAWGDRTSLFKMYQAVVNRYKNNPLVIAWQVENEPLFNFGSCGTSTAADLKVEADYVRSLDPTRLVVITDSGEWGPWRPLKGSADILGISIYRQAYNQTLGYVNLKFPLVYYYLKGYLTGWVPEKVWATELQMEPWGQNGLTGLSIADQTKILSIEQFTKSLHYISASNYSRVYLWGVEWWLWAKSQGHPEYWEAVRHVIPAPEPESSYNN; this is encoded by the coding sequence GTGACTATCCGTCGGAAGTTAATCATTGGAATCATCGCAATCTTTAGTATCTTTGGAATTTATCTTCTTTATTTAAATTATTTCTCCGCTCCGGCAAACCCTCCAATTTTTGGAGTCACTTTTACGCCGCAGTATGCCACTTATTTGGGCTTAGACTGGAAAAAGGCCTACAAGGATGTCCTTGACGATCTCAAGGTTCGAAATCTAAGGCTAGTGGCGTATTGGGATCAGATCGAATTATCTCCAGGTCATTACGACTTTTCAGAACTGGATTACGAGGTCAAAGAAGCAAGTTCTCGCAATGCCACGATACTACTCGCCATGGGCAAGAAAGCGCCGCGCTGGCCGGAATGTTACCAACCAGCGTGGGGTGACCGGACATCTTTATTTAAAATGTACCAAGCGGTCGTTAATCGTTACAAAAATAATCCGCTAGTCATTGCTTGGCAGGTGGAAAATGAGCCTTTATTTAATTTTGGCAGTTGTGGGACATCAACCGCGGCCGATCTTAAGGTCGAGGCTGATTACGTGCGGTCACTCGACCCTACACGTCTAGTTGTTATCACGGATTCCGGAGAATGGGGTCCGTGGAGGCCTCTAAAAGGGTCAGCGGACATTTTAGGAATTAGTATTTATCGCCAGGCTTATAACCAGACTTTGGGTTACGTTAATTTAAAATTTCCGCTAGTTTACTACTATCTAAAAGGGTATTTAACAGGTTGGGTTCCAGAAAAAGTTTGGGCGACGGAACTGCAAATGGAGCCCTGGGGTCAAAATGGACTTACTGGCCTGTCAATCGCCGATCAAACAAAGATTTTAAGTATTGAGCAGTTTACTAAAAGTTTGCATTATATTTCGGCCAGCAATTATTCGCGGGTTTATTTGTGGGGAGTGGAGTGGTGGCTGTGGGCCAAATCACAAGGACACCCTGAATATTGGGAAGCTGTTAGGCATGTCATTCCGGCCCCTGAGCCGGAATCCAGTTACAATAACTAA
- the rpsO gene encoding 30S ribosomal protein S15 produces the protein MLTKEVKIEVIQTYTTHKGDTGSPEVQIALISKRMEELSEHLKIHKKDNHSRRGLLQMVSKRRRLLAYIQTKDEKRYKELIKKLGIKK, from the coding sequence ATGCTTACTAAAGAAGTTAAAATTGAAGTCATCCAAACTTACACCACTCATAAAGGTGATACCGGCTCTCCGGAAGTGCAGATTGCTTTGATTTCCAAGAGAATGGAAGAACTTTCCGAGCATTTAAAGATCCATAAGAAAGATAATCATTCTCGCCGAGGACTTCTGCAAATGGTTAGCAAACGTCGTCGTCTCCTCGCATATATTCAAACGAAAGACGAAAAACGCTATAAAGAACTGATTAAAAAATTGGGAATTAAAAAATAG
- a CDS encoding RDD family protein produces MIKATFWERLLARIIDALLFGLINMGAFYLVFLNQPNLVKLLTSSLTIFGIVILNDIGLVLVYRVLFTHFFGGTLGKLLVGIEICDIDNKHLSLATSLLRYTVGYVLSAALFCLGFFWTLRKERLAWHDLLVGSSVVRKRPLWPLGILVVLVLLVTNVGGWYGSYQSLVNNQVLRDDLGKLVLKIESTFPGKNQTPQSPWLTNLIASEAAAPVANPPAALLKCLYNGQTVIYQPAHCCDVPSRVYDFNGKMICSPDGGFTGQGDGKCSNFNMLKQNCEVIWRDSRT; encoded by the coding sequence ATGATCAAAGCCACTTTTTGGGAACGGCTCTTGGCCCGAATAATTGACGCCTTACTTTTTGGCCTTATAAATATGGGGGCGTTTTATTTAGTTTTTCTAAATCAGCCAAATTTAGTAAAGCTCCTTACCAGCTCTCTAACTATTTTTGGAATTGTGATTCTTAACGATATCGGGTTAGTCCTGGTTTATCGGGTTTTATTTACGCATTTCTTTGGCGGCACTTTAGGAAAGCTTTTGGTGGGGATAGAAATTTGTGACATCGACAATAAACATCTGTCTTTAGCAACGTCACTGCTTCGTTATACAGTAGGGTATGTTCTGTCGGCCGCCCTTTTTTGCTTGGGCTTCTTTTGGACCTTGCGAAAGGAACGTTTGGCTTGGCACGATTTGTTAGTTGGTTCTTCAGTGGTTCGAAAACGCCCACTATGGCCGCTGGGAATTTTGGTGGTGCTGGTACTTTTAGTGACGAACGTTGGTGGTTGGTATGGGAGTTATCAAAGTTTAGTAAACAATCAAGTGTTAAGAGATGACTTGGGGAAATTAGTTCTAAAAATAGAAAGTACCTTTCCTGGAAAAAATCAAACACCGCAGTCGCCGTGGCTTACAAATCTGATTGCTTCCGAAGCGGCTGCTCCGGTGGCCAACCCACCAGCGGCACTGTTAAAATGCCTGTACAACGGTCAAACTGTGATTTATCAGCCGGCTCACTGTTGTGACGTTCCGAGCCGAGTTTATGATTTTAATGGAAAGATGATTTGTTCTCCTGATGGTGGTTTTACCGGCCAGGGGGATGGAAAATGTAGTAATTTTAATATGCTGAAGCAAAACTGCGAGGTGATTTGGCGAGATAGTCGGACATAA
- a CDS encoding YlxR family protein: MSKPPQTRTCVGCFGKAQQKSLFKFGTGRHGYLHFDDKCWEVAIKKNALNRALRRKVTEIEKNDIEKAFREKLTAI; the protein is encoded by the coding sequence ATGAGTAAGCCACCACAAACTCGCACTTGCGTGGGATGTTTTGGCAAGGCTCAACAAAAGAGCCTTTTTAAATTTGGGACGGGTCGACATGGTTATTTACACTTTGACGATAAATGCTGGGAAGTGGCTATTAAGAAAAATGCTTTAAATCGCGCTCTTCGGCGCAAAGTTACGGAAATAGAAAAAAATGACATCGAAAAAGCCTTTAGAGAAAAACTTACAGCAATTTAA